The following coding sequences lie in one Metopolophium dirhodum isolate CAU chromosome 5, ASM1992520v1, whole genome shotgun sequence genomic window:
- the LOC132944132 gene encoding 3-hydroxyacyl-CoA dehydrogenase type-2-like, producing the protein MSKALVSLVTGAASGLGKATVERLVKDGYKVIMCDLQSSEGKSVAETIGPNTNFVPTDVRSETDVQNAIDTCKKLHGKLNLIVNCAGISIARKVFNFNKSSAHSLEEFTDVLMVNTVGSFNVIRLGAALMGNNEIDENGQRGVVINTSGYSAYDGQMGQVAFAASKGAIAAMTLPLARDMASQGIRHCSIAPGLFDTPLINHLPDKVKNYFADMTPFPKRLGQPEEFANLVVSIVNNPFLNGEVIRIDGGIRFI; encoded by the coding sequence ATGTCTAAGGCTCTTGTAAGTTTAGTCACAGGAGCTGCTTCCGGATTAGGAAAAGCCACTGTTGAACGGCTTGTAAAAGATGGATACAAAGTAATAATGTGTGACTTACAGTCATCAGAAGGAAAAAGTGTTGCTGAAACAATTGGTCCCAACACTAATTTCGTTCCAACTGACGTACGATCTGAAACTGATGTTCAGAATGCTATTGACACGTGTAAAAAACTCCATGGAAAATTAAACTTAATCGTCAATTGTGCTGGTATAAGTATTGCACGtaaagtatttaatttcaaCAAAAGCAGTGCCCACAGCTTAGAAGAATTTACCGATGTACTTATGGTAAATACTGTAGGTAGTTTCAATGTTATCCGATTAGGTGCCGCTCTGATGGGAAATAACGAAATTGACGAAAATGGTCAACGAGGAGTTGTGATCAATACATCAGGATATTCTGCTTATGATGGGCAAATGGGCCAAGTTGCTTTTGCAGCCAGCAAAGGAGCTATTGCTGCAATGACATTACCTCTCGCAAGGGATATGGCATCTCAAGGCATTAGACATTGTTCAATAGCTCCAGGACTATTCGACACTcctttaataaatcatttaccagacaaagttaaaaactattttgcagATATGACACCATTTCCTAAAAGATTAGGGCAACCAGAAGAATTTGCAAATCTTGTTGTAAGCATTGTCAATAATCCATTTCTAAATGGAGAAGTTATTAGAATAGACGGCGGAATCAGATTTATCTAA